The following proteins are encoded in a genomic region of Ostrea edulis chromosome 7, xbOstEdul1.1, whole genome shotgun sequence:
- the LOC130048712 gene encoding RE1-silencing transcription factor-like, translating to MPNTKITSRGDTVRKCAFCPFQSSNHTIWRDHMAQCYENKFFCKQCDYSTDKKINYLRHVKRKHSTRQSEKNDHPSCSKVTEDTCDDHTVEDTQSSENISSKGTEGDNDGSASEDEDAWLAEDPDVSIGEAIETVQLGRRGPETERRSTCDPAVRKRTSPMPVYSPAPPKVARPCSIMIESEQRDPPVQSARSADFQTERDMVDSCTQTEPVRYTKSITTTTIVRENGRKVITVKKEKML from the coding sequence ATGCCTAACACTAAGATAACCAGTCGTGGGGATACAGTACGGAAGTGTGCGTTTTGCCCTTTCCAGTCATCGAATCACACCATATGGAGAGACCATATGGCTCAGTGTTATGAGAACAAATTCTTCTGCAAACAGTGTGACTATTCCACAGACAAGAAGATTAATTATCTGAGGCATGTCAAACGAAAGCATTCAACAAGACAGAGTGAGAAAAATGACCATCCCTCGTGTAGCAAGGTGACGGAGGATACATGTGACGACCATACTGTAGAAGATACGCAAAGTAGTGAGAACATTTCGTCTAAAGGGACAGAAGGAGACAATGATGGATCTGCATCAGAGGATGAGGACGCGTGGTTGGCTGAAGACCCAGATGTTAGCATTGGGGAGGCTATAGAGACTGTGCAGCTTGGAAGGAGAGGTCCGGAGACAGAAAGGCGATCAACATGTGATCCTGCTGTTAGGAAGAGAACTTCTCCAATGCCAGTATACAGCCCAGCACCACCCAAGGTAGCTCGACCTTGTTCTATTATGATTGAGTCTGAGCAGAGAGATCCTCCTGTCCAGTCAGCTAGGTCTGCAGACTTCCAGACAGAGAGAGACATGGTAGATTCCTGTACTCAAACAGAGCCGGTCCGGTATACAAAGTCAATAACTACAACCACCATTGTCAGAGAGAATGGGAGAAAAGTCATCACCGTGAAGAAGGAGAAAATGTTGTAG
- the LOC125653243 gene encoding uncharacterized protein LOC125653243, with protein sequence MESVGKYFDFNMFTSLKEIVDPEEIALQIRKKGLVRSNVFNDWMSYKDSGEIWQWILNHIEAYLSYQQLCEILWDSGYQNIALQFSQSRRFRKLLNVHDTPKSSFIDPNPEEIFITLKTKAYNKTLTLSRGNLKDRLTRYTSILDRTSDHEKRMQIADKLAYSLCAGIDTVIMTFKMKDPVSHEWFTKLKDVIKDTTNTELFTVAYQSRLAIGNATIGSLEEAEKYLLAALSESFSLDGCLVIINLFYFAVYIKGCEFENTPTKDVQNEILKYIDMGLKTLESRTDEERKFWKKMYIQRKIFCYLGLSNKARPILNYDIEKMHMDIAKKLLTELFQMFQTMDDRRKQLYWVAKARLAQLQGFENLALKYLDNALDLDIDEEFGETRHIREYKSCLNDYALFPESTSNARDMDLQSEAHTPDNVSTVGKFSNFF encoded by the exons ATGGAGTCGGTGGGGAAATATTTTGACTTTAACATGTTTACATCTCTGAAGGAGATTGTTGATCCAGAGGAAATTGCTTTACAAATTCGTAAAAAGGGATTGGTACGGAGCAATGTGTTTAATGATTGGATGTCTTATAAAGACAGTGGAGAGATTTGGCAATGGATTTTGAATCATATAGAAGCTTATTTATCGTATCAACAACTTTGTGAAATTCTTTGGGATTCTGGATATCAAAATATTGCTTTACAATTTTCACAAAGTCGACGTTTTCGCAAATTACTGAATGTACATGATACTCCGAAGAGCAGTTTTATAGATCCTAACCCAGAGGAAATTTTTATAACACTGAAAACGAAAGCATACaacaaaactttaaccttgtctAGGGGGAACTTGAAAGACCGCCTTACAAGGTATACTTCCATCCTCGATAGAACGAGTGATCATGAAAAACGAATGCAAATCGCAGATAAACTTGCATATTCTTTATGTGCAGGTATTGATACAGTTATAATGACGTTCAAAATGAAAGATCCAGTTTCTCACGAATGGTTTACAAAGCTAAAAGATGTTATAAAAGACACAACAAATACAGAATTATTTACAGTTGCTTATCAATCACGACTTGCTATAGGTAATGCAACCATAGGAAGCCTGGAGGAagctgaaaaatatttattggcaGCACTCTCAGAATCTTTCAGCCTAGATGGTTGTTTAGTtatcattaatttgttttattttgctgTGTATATAAAAGGCTGTGAATTTGAAAATACGCCGACTAAGGATGTACAAAATGAGATTCTAAAGTACATAGATATGGGATTAAAGACGCTAGAATCACGAACAGATGAGGAACGGAAGTTTTGGAAGAAAATGTATATTCAACGCAAGATATTTTGCTATCTGGGATTGTCAAACAAAGCTCGTCCTATCTTAAATTATGATATTGAAAAGATGCATATGGATATAGCAAAGAAGTTACTGACTGAGCTTTTTCAAATGTTCCAAACTATGGATGACCGTAGGAAGCAACTGTACTGGGTAGCTAAAGCAAGGCTTGCGCAGTTACAGGGTTTCGAGAATTTGGCTTTGAAGTACTTAGATAATGCTCTAGATTTAGACATTGATGAGGAATTTGGAGAAACTCGTCACATAAGAGAGTATAAATCATGTCTAAATGATTATGCATTATTCCCTGAAAGTACAAGCAATGCCAGGGATATGGATTTGCAATCGGAAGCTCACACCCCGGATAAT GTTTCAACAGTTGGTAAGTTTTCAAACTTCTTTTAA